In the Theobroma cacao cultivar B97-61/B2 chromosome 1, Criollo_cocoa_genome_V2, whole genome shotgun sequence genome, one interval contains:
- the LOC18612056 gene encoding serine/threonine-protein kinase EDR1 isoform X4, with translation MEETRDDAGPAEQGPSNATWWSSDFIEKFGSVSLGSHEESLSNRESPRNFEQDVLSSQTASQILWNTGMLSEPIPNGFYSVIPDKRLKEMFDTIPTLEELHALGGEGYRADIILVDFEKDKKLSMLKQLIAALVKGLNSNPPAMIKKIAGLVSDFYKRPTAESPAKAALEETSDMFENRSVQMLGQIKHGSCRPRAILFKVLADTVGLESRLMVGLPNDGAVECADSYKHMSVIVVLNSVELLVDLMRFPGQLIPRSTKAIFMTHISAAGESDSAENDSCDSPLEPNSPLYGFSDKVDHPDSAEKDENLQFHRKLDGSSNITGASLRNMMLRSSASIDRKLSLSHSEPNIATTFWRRSRRKVIAEQRTASSRSDGASTSEARRIRRRSISMTPEIGDDIVRAVRAMNETLKQNRLLQERGEDRSFAHSSNSRNESPDLQNVPNFHLDGHDDITGGRSVLYNLSRDQINSQKAISLPSSPHDYRSQTSGRSGVSGYVTNDEMVATWNKVLESPLFNNNPLLAYPEWNIDFSELTVGTRVGIGFFGEVFRGLWNGTDVAIKVFLEQDLTAENMEDFCNEISILSRLRHPNVILFLGACTKPPQLSMITEYMEMGSLYFLIHLSGQKKRLSWRRRLKMLRDICRGLMCIHRMKIVHRDLKSANCLVNKHWTVKICDFGLSRIMTSRPMRDSASAGTPEWMAPELIRNEPFTEKCDIFSLGVIMWEFCFLNRPWEGVPPERVVYAVANEGSRLEIPEGPLGRLISDCWAEPEERPSCEQILSRLLDCEYSLC, from the exons ATGGAGGAGACACGAGATGATGCAGGGCCAGCAGAGCAAGGGCCTTCTAATGCAACATGGTGGTCTTcagattttattgaaaaatttggttctgtttctttgGGTTCTCATGAAGAGAGTTTGAGTAATAGGGAGTCACCTAGAAATTTTGAGCAAGATGTATTGTCATCTCAGACAGCATCACAGATTTTGTGGAACACTGGAATGCTTTCTGAGCCAATTCCAAATGGTTTCTATTCTGTGATTCCG GATAAAAGGCTTAAGGAGATGTTTGATACTATTCCTACATTGGAAGAGCTTCATGCTTTGGGTGGAGAAGGTTATAGAGCTGATATCATTCTTGTGGATTttgagaaagataaaaaattatctatGCTGAAGCAGTTGATTGCGGCACTGGTTAAAGGATTGAACTCAAATCCACCTGCAATGATTAAAAAGATTGCCGGATTG GTATCTGATTTTTATAAACGTCCAACTGCGGAAAGTCCAGCAAAAGCTGCACTAGAAGAAACCTCTGACATGTTTGAGAATAGAAGTGTCCAGATGCTGGGACAAATAAAGCATGGTTCATGTCGTCCCCGGGcaattttgtttaaagttTTAGCAGATACTGTAGGGCTTGAAAGTAGGCTCATGGTG GGTTTGCCAAATGATGGGGCTGTTGAGTGTGCAGATTCATATAAGCATATGTCTGTGATAGTTGTGTTAAATTCTGTGGAGCTACTGGTTGATCTTATGCGGTTTCCAGGTCAGTTGATACCACGATCAACAAAAGCTATTTTTATGACCCATATATCAGCTGCAGGGGAGAGTGATTCTGCTGAAAATGACTCTTGTGATTCACCATTGGAGCCAAATAGTCCTCTCTACGGATTTTCTGATAAAGTTGACCACCCTGACAG TGCTGAAAAAGATGAGAACCTTCAGTTCCATCGGAAATTAGATGGGTCTTCCAATATAACTGGTGCTTCGTTGCGAAATATGATGCTACGATCTTCCGCCTCGATTGACAGGAAGTTAAG TCTGTCACATAGTGAACCCAACATCGCAACTACATTCTGGCGTCGTAGCCGAAGAAAGGTTATTGCTGAACAGCGGACTGCCAGTTCCAG ATCAGATGGGGCATCAACATCAGAAGCTCGTagaataagaagaagaagcattAGCATGACTCCGGAGATTGGTGATGATATCGTAAG GGCTGTCAGAGCTATGAATGAAACATTGAAGCAAAATCGTCTTTTGCAAGAGCGTGGGGAAGATAGGTCTTTTGCCCATTCTTCAAATAGTCGGAATGAAAGTCCTGATCTTCAGAAc GTACCAAATTTCCATCTTGATGGCCATGATGACATTACTGGTGGGAGGTCTGTATTGTATAACCTTTCCAGGGACCAAATAAATTCTCAAAAAGCAATATCGTTGCCATCTTCTCCCCATGACTATAGAAGCCAAACTTCAGGGAGAAGTGGAGTTTCGGGATATGTCACAAATGATGAAATGGTTGCAACATGGAATAAAGTTCTTGAATCTCCATTGTTCAACAATAACCCCTTATTAGCTTATCCCGAATGGAATATTGATTTCTCTGAATTAACTGTTGGAACTCGTGTTGGGATAG GGTTTTTTGGAGAAGTTTTCCGTGGGCTATGGAATGGAACAGATGTTGCAATCAAGGTGTTTTTGGAGCAAGATCTTACTGCAGAAAACATGGAAGACTTCTGCAATGAGATATCCATTCTTAG CCGCCTTCGACATCCTAATG ttattttgtttttgggtgCATGCACAAAACCACCCCAGTTGTCAATGATTACTGAATACATGGAAATGGGATCATTGTACTTTTTAATCCATTTGAGTGGTCAGAAAAAGAGACTGAGCTGGCGGAGGAGACTGAAAATGTTGCGTGATATCTGCAG GGGGTTGATGTGTATACACCGGatgaaaatagttcatcgtgACCTAAAAAGTGCAAATTGCCTTGTGAATAAGCACTGGACTGTGAAGATATGTGATTTCGGGCTCTCAAGAATAATGACGAGCCGACCCATGAGAGATTCTGCATCTGCAGGAACACCAGAATGGATGGCTCCTGAACTCATTCGTAATGAACCCTTCACTGAAAAATGTGATATTTTTAGCCTTGGGGTGATAATGTGGGAGTTCTGTTTTCTAAATAGACCATGGGAAGGTGTACCGCCAGAGAGG GTAGTTTATGCTGTTGCGAATGAAGGATCACGGTTGGAGATTCCTGAAGGTCCCCTAGGAAGGCTAATTTCAG ATTGTTGGGCAGAACCGGAAGAGCGGCCAAGTTGTGAGCAGATACTTTCTCGCTTGCTGGATTGCGAGTACTCTCTCTGCTGA
- the LOC18612056 gene encoding serine/threonine-protein kinase EDR1 isoform X3 — MEETRDDAGPAEQGPSNATWWSSDFIEKFGSVSLGSHEESLSNRESPRNFEQDVLSSQTASQILWNTGMLSEPIPNGFYSVIPDKRLKEMFDTIPTLEELHALGGEGYRADIILVDFEKDKKLSMLKQLIAALVKGLNSNPPAMIKKIAGLVSDFYKRPTAESPAKAALEETSDMFENRSVQMLGQIKHGSCRPRAILFKVLADTVGLESRLMVGLPNDGAVECADSYKHMSVIVVLNSVELLVDLMRFPGQLIPRSTKAIFMTHISAAGESDSAENDSCDSPLEPNSPLYGFSDKVDHPDSAEKDENLQFHRKLDGSSNITGASLRNMMLRSSASIDRKLSLSHSEPNIATTFWRRSRRKVIAEQRTASSSYRSDGASTSEARRIRRRSISMTPEIGDDIVRAVRAMNETLKQNRLLQERGEDRSFAHSSNSRNESPDLQNVPNFHLDGHDDITGGRSVLYNLSRDQINSQKAISLPSSPHDYRSQTSGRSGVSGYVTNDEMVATWNKVLESPLFNNNPLLAYPEWNIDFSELTVGTRVGIGFFGEVFRGLWNGTDVAIKVFLEQDLTAENMEDFCNEISILSRLRHPNVILFLGACTKPPQLSMITEYMEMGSLYFLIHLSGQKKRLSWRRRLKMLRDICRGLMCIHRMKIVHRDLKSANCLVNKHWTVKICDFGLSRIMTSRPMRDSASAGTPEWMAPELIRNEPFTEKCDIFSLGVIMWEFCFLNRPWEGVPPERVVYAVANEGSRLEIPEGPLGRLISDCWAEPEERPSCEQILSRLLDCEYSLC; from the exons ATGGAGGAGACACGAGATGATGCAGGGCCAGCAGAGCAAGGGCCTTCTAATGCAACATGGTGGTCTTcagattttattgaaaaatttggttctgtttctttgGGTTCTCATGAAGAGAGTTTGAGTAATAGGGAGTCACCTAGAAATTTTGAGCAAGATGTATTGTCATCTCAGACAGCATCACAGATTTTGTGGAACACTGGAATGCTTTCTGAGCCAATTCCAAATGGTTTCTATTCTGTGATTCCG GATAAAAGGCTTAAGGAGATGTTTGATACTATTCCTACATTGGAAGAGCTTCATGCTTTGGGTGGAGAAGGTTATAGAGCTGATATCATTCTTGTGGATTttgagaaagataaaaaattatctatGCTGAAGCAGTTGATTGCGGCACTGGTTAAAGGATTGAACTCAAATCCACCTGCAATGATTAAAAAGATTGCCGGATTG GTATCTGATTTTTATAAACGTCCAACTGCGGAAAGTCCAGCAAAAGCTGCACTAGAAGAAACCTCTGACATGTTTGAGAATAGAAGTGTCCAGATGCTGGGACAAATAAAGCATGGTTCATGTCGTCCCCGGGcaattttgtttaaagttTTAGCAGATACTGTAGGGCTTGAAAGTAGGCTCATGGTG GGTTTGCCAAATGATGGGGCTGTTGAGTGTGCAGATTCATATAAGCATATGTCTGTGATAGTTGTGTTAAATTCTGTGGAGCTACTGGTTGATCTTATGCGGTTTCCAGGTCAGTTGATACCACGATCAACAAAAGCTATTTTTATGACCCATATATCAGCTGCAGGGGAGAGTGATTCTGCTGAAAATGACTCTTGTGATTCACCATTGGAGCCAAATAGTCCTCTCTACGGATTTTCTGATAAAGTTGACCACCCTGACAG TGCTGAAAAAGATGAGAACCTTCAGTTCCATCGGAAATTAGATGGGTCTTCCAATATAACTGGTGCTTCGTTGCGAAATATGATGCTACGATCTTCCGCCTCGATTGACAGGAAGTTAAG TCTGTCACATAGTGAACCCAACATCGCAACTACATTCTGGCGTCGTAGCCGAAGAAAGGTTATTGCTGAACAGCGGACTGCCAGTTCCAG CTACAGATCAGATGGGGCATCAACATCAGAAGCTCGTagaataagaagaagaagcattAGCATGACTCCGGAGATTGGTGATGATATCGTAAG GGCTGTCAGAGCTATGAATGAAACATTGAAGCAAAATCGTCTTTTGCAAGAGCGTGGGGAAGATAGGTCTTTTGCCCATTCTTCAAATAGTCGGAATGAAAGTCCTGATCTTCAGAAc GTACCAAATTTCCATCTTGATGGCCATGATGACATTACTGGTGGGAGGTCTGTATTGTATAACCTTTCCAGGGACCAAATAAATTCTCAAAAAGCAATATCGTTGCCATCTTCTCCCCATGACTATAGAAGCCAAACTTCAGGGAGAAGTGGAGTTTCGGGATATGTCACAAATGATGAAATGGTTGCAACATGGAATAAAGTTCTTGAATCTCCATTGTTCAACAATAACCCCTTATTAGCTTATCCCGAATGGAATATTGATTTCTCTGAATTAACTGTTGGAACTCGTGTTGGGATAG GGTTTTTTGGAGAAGTTTTCCGTGGGCTATGGAATGGAACAGATGTTGCAATCAAGGTGTTTTTGGAGCAAGATCTTACTGCAGAAAACATGGAAGACTTCTGCAATGAGATATCCATTCTTAG CCGCCTTCGACATCCTAATG ttattttgtttttgggtgCATGCACAAAACCACCCCAGTTGTCAATGATTACTGAATACATGGAAATGGGATCATTGTACTTTTTAATCCATTTGAGTGGTCAGAAAAAGAGACTGAGCTGGCGGAGGAGACTGAAAATGTTGCGTGATATCTGCAG GGGGTTGATGTGTATACACCGGatgaaaatagttcatcgtgACCTAAAAAGTGCAAATTGCCTTGTGAATAAGCACTGGACTGTGAAGATATGTGATTTCGGGCTCTCAAGAATAATGACGAGCCGACCCATGAGAGATTCTGCATCTGCAGGAACACCAGAATGGATGGCTCCTGAACTCATTCGTAATGAACCCTTCACTGAAAAATGTGATATTTTTAGCCTTGGGGTGATAATGTGGGAGTTCTGTTTTCTAAATAGACCATGGGAAGGTGTACCGCCAGAGAGG GTAGTTTATGCTGTTGCGAATGAAGGATCACGGTTGGAGATTCCTGAAGGTCCCCTAGGAAGGCTAATTTCAG ATTGTTGGGCAGAACCGGAAGAGCGGCCAAGTTGTGAGCAGATACTTTCTCGCTTGCTGGATTGCGAGTACTCTCTCTGCTGA
- the LOC18612056 gene encoding serine/threonine-protein kinase EDR1 isoform X2, translating into MEETRDDAGPAEQGPSNATWWSSDFIEKFGSVSLGSHEESLSNRESPRNFEQDVLSSQTASQILWNTGMLSEPIPNGFYSVIPDKRLKEMFDTIPTLEELHALGGEGYRADIILVDFEKDKKLSMLKQLIAALVKGLNSNPPAMIKKIAGLVSDFYKRPTAESPAKAALEETSDMFENRSVQMLGQIKHGSCRPRAILFKVLADTVGLESRLMVGLPNDGAVECADSYKHMSVIVVLNSVELLVDLMRFPGQLIPRSTKAIFMTHISAAGESDSAENDSCDSPLEPNSPLYGFSDKVDHPDSAEKDENLQFHRKLDGSSNITGASLRNMMLRSSASIDRKLSLSHSEPNIATTFWRRSRRKVIAEQRTASSSPEHPSFRARARSMLSGDRNPLRDYADDVATSRSDGASTSEARRIRRRSISMTPEIGDDIVRAVRAMNETLKQNRLLQERGEDRSFAHSSNSRNESPDLQNVPNFHLDGHDDITGGRSVLYNLSRDQINSQKAISLPSSPHDYRSQTSGRSGVSGYVTNDEMVATWNKVLESPLFNNNPLLAYPEWNIDFSELTVGTRVGIGFFGEVFRGLWNGTDVAIKVFLEQDLTAENMEDFCNEISILSRLRHPNVILFLGACTKPPQLSMITEYMEMGSLYFLIHLSGQKKRLSWRRRLKMLRDICRGLMCIHRMKIVHRDLKSANCLVNKHWTVKICDFGLSRIMTSRPMRDSASAGTPEWMAPELIRNEPFTEKCDIFSLGVIMWEFCFLNRPWEGVPPERVVYAVANEGSRLEIPEGPLGRLISDCWAEPEERPSCEQILSRLLDCEYSLC; encoded by the exons ATGGAGGAGACACGAGATGATGCAGGGCCAGCAGAGCAAGGGCCTTCTAATGCAACATGGTGGTCTTcagattttattgaaaaatttggttctgtttctttgGGTTCTCATGAAGAGAGTTTGAGTAATAGGGAGTCACCTAGAAATTTTGAGCAAGATGTATTGTCATCTCAGACAGCATCACAGATTTTGTGGAACACTGGAATGCTTTCTGAGCCAATTCCAAATGGTTTCTATTCTGTGATTCCG GATAAAAGGCTTAAGGAGATGTTTGATACTATTCCTACATTGGAAGAGCTTCATGCTTTGGGTGGAGAAGGTTATAGAGCTGATATCATTCTTGTGGATTttgagaaagataaaaaattatctatGCTGAAGCAGTTGATTGCGGCACTGGTTAAAGGATTGAACTCAAATCCACCTGCAATGATTAAAAAGATTGCCGGATTG GTATCTGATTTTTATAAACGTCCAACTGCGGAAAGTCCAGCAAAAGCTGCACTAGAAGAAACCTCTGACATGTTTGAGAATAGAAGTGTCCAGATGCTGGGACAAATAAAGCATGGTTCATGTCGTCCCCGGGcaattttgtttaaagttTTAGCAGATACTGTAGGGCTTGAAAGTAGGCTCATGGTG GGTTTGCCAAATGATGGGGCTGTTGAGTGTGCAGATTCATATAAGCATATGTCTGTGATAGTTGTGTTAAATTCTGTGGAGCTACTGGTTGATCTTATGCGGTTTCCAGGTCAGTTGATACCACGATCAACAAAAGCTATTTTTATGACCCATATATCAGCTGCAGGGGAGAGTGATTCTGCTGAAAATGACTCTTGTGATTCACCATTGGAGCCAAATAGTCCTCTCTACGGATTTTCTGATAAAGTTGACCACCCTGACAG TGCTGAAAAAGATGAGAACCTTCAGTTCCATCGGAAATTAGATGGGTCTTCCAATATAACTGGTGCTTCGTTGCGAAATATGATGCTACGATCTTCCGCCTCGATTGACAGGAAGTTAAG TCTGTCACATAGTGAACCCAACATCGCAACTACATTCTGGCGTCGTAGCCGAAGAAAGGTTATTGCTGAACAGCGGACTGCCAGTTCCAG TCCAGAGCATCCATCTTTCCGAGCACGTGCAAGGTCCATGCTAAGTGGTGATAGGAATCCCCTTAGAGATTATGCTGATGATGTTGCTACATCAAG ATCAGATGGGGCATCAACATCAGAAGCTCGTagaataagaagaagaagcattAGCATGACTCCGGAGATTGGTGATGATATCGTAAG GGCTGTCAGAGCTATGAATGAAACATTGAAGCAAAATCGTCTTTTGCAAGAGCGTGGGGAAGATAGGTCTTTTGCCCATTCTTCAAATAGTCGGAATGAAAGTCCTGATCTTCAGAAc GTACCAAATTTCCATCTTGATGGCCATGATGACATTACTGGTGGGAGGTCTGTATTGTATAACCTTTCCAGGGACCAAATAAATTCTCAAAAAGCAATATCGTTGCCATCTTCTCCCCATGACTATAGAAGCCAAACTTCAGGGAGAAGTGGAGTTTCGGGATATGTCACAAATGATGAAATGGTTGCAACATGGAATAAAGTTCTTGAATCTCCATTGTTCAACAATAACCCCTTATTAGCTTATCCCGAATGGAATATTGATTTCTCTGAATTAACTGTTGGAACTCGTGTTGGGATAG GGTTTTTTGGAGAAGTTTTCCGTGGGCTATGGAATGGAACAGATGTTGCAATCAAGGTGTTTTTGGAGCAAGATCTTACTGCAGAAAACATGGAAGACTTCTGCAATGAGATATCCATTCTTAG CCGCCTTCGACATCCTAATG ttattttgtttttgggtgCATGCACAAAACCACCCCAGTTGTCAATGATTACTGAATACATGGAAATGGGATCATTGTACTTTTTAATCCATTTGAGTGGTCAGAAAAAGAGACTGAGCTGGCGGAGGAGACTGAAAATGTTGCGTGATATCTGCAG GGGGTTGATGTGTATACACCGGatgaaaatagttcatcgtgACCTAAAAAGTGCAAATTGCCTTGTGAATAAGCACTGGACTGTGAAGATATGTGATTTCGGGCTCTCAAGAATAATGACGAGCCGACCCATGAGAGATTCTGCATCTGCAGGAACACCAGAATGGATGGCTCCTGAACTCATTCGTAATGAACCCTTCACTGAAAAATGTGATATTTTTAGCCTTGGGGTGATAATGTGGGAGTTCTGTTTTCTAAATAGACCATGGGAAGGTGTACCGCCAGAGAGG GTAGTTTATGCTGTTGCGAATGAAGGATCACGGTTGGAGATTCCTGAAGGTCCCCTAGGAAGGCTAATTTCAG ATTGTTGGGCAGAACCGGAAGAGCGGCCAAGTTGTGAGCAGATACTTTCTCGCTTGCTGGATTGCGAGTACTCTCTCTGCTGA
- the LOC18612056 gene encoding serine/threonine-protein kinase EDR1 isoform X1: MEETRDDAGPAEQGPSNATWWSSDFIEKFGSVSLGSHEESLSNRESPRNFEQDVLSSQTASQILWNTGMLSEPIPNGFYSVIPDKRLKEMFDTIPTLEELHALGGEGYRADIILVDFEKDKKLSMLKQLIAALVKGLNSNPPAMIKKIAGLVSDFYKRPTAESPAKAALEETSDMFENRSVQMLGQIKHGSCRPRAILFKVLADTVGLESRLMVGLPNDGAVECADSYKHMSVIVVLNSVELLVDLMRFPGQLIPRSTKAIFMTHISAAGESDSAENDSCDSPLEPNSPLYGFSDKVDHPDSAEKDENLQFHRKLDGSSNITGASLRNMMLRSSASIDRKLSLSHSEPNIATTFWRRSRRKVIAEQRTASSSPEHPSFRARARSMLSGDRNPLRDYADDVATSSYRSDGASTSEARRIRRRSISMTPEIGDDIVRAVRAMNETLKQNRLLQERGEDRSFAHSSNSRNESPDLQNVPNFHLDGHDDITGGRSVLYNLSRDQINSQKAISLPSSPHDYRSQTSGRSGVSGYVTNDEMVATWNKVLESPLFNNNPLLAYPEWNIDFSELTVGTRVGIGFFGEVFRGLWNGTDVAIKVFLEQDLTAENMEDFCNEISILSRLRHPNVILFLGACTKPPQLSMITEYMEMGSLYFLIHLSGQKKRLSWRRRLKMLRDICRGLMCIHRMKIVHRDLKSANCLVNKHWTVKICDFGLSRIMTSRPMRDSASAGTPEWMAPELIRNEPFTEKCDIFSLGVIMWEFCFLNRPWEGVPPERVVYAVANEGSRLEIPEGPLGRLISDCWAEPEERPSCEQILSRLLDCEYSLC; encoded by the exons ATGGAGGAGACACGAGATGATGCAGGGCCAGCAGAGCAAGGGCCTTCTAATGCAACATGGTGGTCTTcagattttattgaaaaatttggttctgtttctttgGGTTCTCATGAAGAGAGTTTGAGTAATAGGGAGTCACCTAGAAATTTTGAGCAAGATGTATTGTCATCTCAGACAGCATCACAGATTTTGTGGAACACTGGAATGCTTTCTGAGCCAATTCCAAATGGTTTCTATTCTGTGATTCCG GATAAAAGGCTTAAGGAGATGTTTGATACTATTCCTACATTGGAAGAGCTTCATGCTTTGGGTGGAGAAGGTTATAGAGCTGATATCATTCTTGTGGATTttgagaaagataaaaaattatctatGCTGAAGCAGTTGATTGCGGCACTGGTTAAAGGATTGAACTCAAATCCACCTGCAATGATTAAAAAGATTGCCGGATTG GTATCTGATTTTTATAAACGTCCAACTGCGGAAAGTCCAGCAAAAGCTGCACTAGAAGAAACCTCTGACATGTTTGAGAATAGAAGTGTCCAGATGCTGGGACAAATAAAGCATGGTTCATGTCGTCCCCGGGcaattttgtttaaagttTTAGCAGATACTGTAGGGCTTGAAAGTAGGCTCATGGTG GGTTTGCCAAATGATGGGGCTGTTGAGTGTGCAGATTCATATAAGCATATGTCTGTGATAGTTGTGTTAAATTCTGTGGAGCTACTGGTTGATCTTATGCGGTTTCCAGGTCAGTTGATACCACGATCAACAAAAGCTATTTTTATGACCCATATATCAGCTGCAGGGGAGAGTGATTCTGCTGAAAATGACTCTTGTGATTCACCATTGGAGCCAAATAGTCCTCTCTACGGATTTTCTGATAAAGTTGACCACCCTGACAG TGCTGAAAAAGATGAGAACCTTCAGTTCCATCGGAAATTAGATGGGTCTTCCAATATAACTGGTGCTTCGTTGCGAAATATGATGCTACGATCTTCCGCCTCGATTGACAGGAAGTTAAG TCTGTCACATAGTGAACCCAACATCGCAACTACATTCTGGCGTCGTAGCCGAAGAAAGGTTATTGCTGAACAGCGGACTGCCAGTTCCAG TCCAGAGCATCCATCTTTCCGAGCACGTGCAAGGTCCATGCTAAGTGGTGATAGGAATCCCCTTAGAGATTATGCTGATGATGTTGCTACATCAAG CTACAGATCAGATGGGGCATCAACATCAGAAGCTCGTagaataagaagaagaagcattAGCATGACTCCGGAGATTGGTGATGATATCGTAAG GGCTGTCAGAGCTATGAATGAAACATTGAAGCAAAATCGTCTTTTGCAAGAGCGTGGGGAAGATAGGTCTTTTGCCCATTCTTCAAATAGTCGGAATGAAAGTCCTGATCTTCAGAAc GTACCAAATTTCCATCTTGATGGCCATGATGACATTACTGGTGGGAGGTCTGTATTGTATAACCTTTCCAGGGACCAAATAAATTCTCAAAAAGCAATATCGTTGCCATCTTCTCCCCATGACTATAGAAGCCAAACTTCAGGGAGAAGTGGAGTTTCGGGATATGTCACAAATGATGAAATGGTTGCAACATGGAATAAAGTTCTTGAATCTCCATTGTTCAACAATAACCCCTTATTAGCTTATCCCGAATGGAATATTGATTTCTCTGAATTAACTGTTGGAACTCGTGTTGGGATAG GGTTTTTTGGAGAAGTTTTCCGTGGGCTATGGAATGGAACAGATGTTGCAATCAAGGTGTTTTTGGAGCAAGATCTTACTGCAGAAAACATGGAAGACTTCTGCAATGAGATATCCATTCTTAG CCGCCTTCGACATCCTAATG ttattttgtttttgggtgCATGCACAAAACCACCCCAGTTGTCAATGATTACTGAATACATGGAAATGGGATCATTGTACTTTTTAATCCATTTGAGTGGTCAGAAAAAGAGACTGAGCTGGCGGAGGAGACTGAAAATGTTGCGTGATATCTGCAG GGGGTTGATGTGTATACACCGGatgaaaatagttcatcgtgACCTAAAAAGTGCAAATTGCCTTGTGAATAAGCACTGGACTGTGAAGATATGTGATTTCGGGCTCTCAAGAATAATGACGAGCCGACCCATGAGAGATTCTGCATCTGCAGGAACACCAGAATGGATGGCTCCTGAACTCATTCGTAATGAACCCTTCACTGAAAAATGTGATATTTTTAGCCTTGGGGTGATAATGTGGGAGTTCTGTTTTCTAAATAGACCATGGGAAGGTGTACCGCCAGAGAGG GTAGTTTATGCTGTTGCGAATGAAGGATCACGGTTGGAGATTCCTGAAGGTCCCCTAGGAAGGCTAATTTCAG ATTGTTGGGCAGAACCGGAAGAGCGGCCAAGTTGTGAGCAGATACTTTCTCGCTTGCTGGATTGCGAGTACTCTCTCTGCTGA